CTCGGGGCAGGTAAGTATTTCGAGCTTGCTAAGGGTTTTGATAATACCCGCAGTATTTACGATAACCTGAATAGTTAGGATTTAGGGCTAAGGTAATATGAAGAAGCCGTCTCGGCTTGTGCCGACTACCCTTTATGTTTTTGTAGGATTAACAGGTTTTTCGTTTTTACTACTTCTCTTTTCGGCACGGAGTTTTTTTGTTGATTTTCGAGAGATAGGGTTTTCTACTTTTTCTGGGGTGCGGAATATTGTACATAAGGCGACTAATTTTGTTTCCGAAACAATAAAATCAGTACAGGAATTAGGGAATTTAAAAAAAGAATACCTTGCGCTCCTCGAAAAAGTTGAAGAATATGAACGAATTCAACGAGATAGTGTATATATTAAACGAGAAAATGAACAGCTTAAAGAACTGCTTGGTTTTAGCAAAACCATACCGTATCGTTATTTTGTAGCCGAAATCATCGGTAAAGAACCAGATAATCTATTTTCAAGTTTTGTAGTTAATAAAGGAACGACCGAGGGTATTAAAAAAAATATGGCAGTTATTGCATACCAGGACGGCGAGCGAGGATTGGTGGGGAAGGTTATTCAGGTAGGACTTCATGAAAGTCTTGTGATGCCTATATATGATAGTAATTCTTTTGTTTCTTCCCGTTTGTTGGATAGTCGTTATGAGGGTATTGTAAATGGGCAAGGAAGTGCGCAGAAAACAGTGGTTATGCGGTATGTAAAAAAACGCGCAAAAGATGAAATTCAAATTGGCAGCATGGTTATTACCAGTGGCTTAAGTGACATATATCCCCCGGACATACCTATCGGACGGGTAGAACGAATGATTATTCAAGATTACGAAACTTCAATCACTCTGGAACTGGCACCGGTTATCGATTTTTCCAAACTTGAATACGTATTTATCGTGGATAAAGGGGTGGGGGGAGACCAATGATTAAACCTATTATCTGGTCCACGGTTTTTACCTTTATAGCAGCCATATTACAGTCTACTATAATAAGTAAATTCACTTTTATATCTGTTATTCCAGATCTCACTTTAATCATTCTTGTGTATATTGCTTTTTCGAATGGAACTATGGTTGGTCAGGTGTCAGGTTTTAGTTCAGGGCTTATTCTGGATTTTTTTACGGCTGCACCTCTTGGATATAATATGCTTATTCGAACAATAGTAGGATTTTTAGTTGGTCTCTTGAATGGTTCTGTGTACTTGGATATTTTTATTTTCCCCATACTCCTTACAGGAGTGACAACAATATTAAAGGCTATAGTGGTATTCTTTTTACATATTCTTTTTTCTGGTATGCTTCCCTTTTATCGAATTACGGAACCTGTTTTTTGGATAGAGCTTTTAGTGAATATGGTTTTAGCTCCCTTTGTTTTTTCTTTTTTAAAGTTGTTTAAAAAGATCCTTGTGGTTCCCAGGAATGTATTGTAATGGCTTTACCAATTAATGTTAAGGCAGAGCGTCCTGTTAAAAGAATAGAAGTTCTAAAATATCTTTTTATTACTATTTTTTCTCTTTATGCGTTGCGCTTGTTTTTCATACAGGGAATTCTAGGGGAATTGTATCGACAACAGGCTGCTACTATTACACGACGGGTTATTACTATTCCTGCTCAGCGGGGCGAAATTTATGACCGCAATTATAATCAACCTATAGTATTAAATGTTGACTCTTTTAGTGTTTCTATTATCCCTGCAGAAATTCCCAAAGGTTCTTTCCAGCAAGTGGTAGAACGGATTTCCGGAATTATAGGGATTTCTAAAGATATAATTAACACGAAGGTCCCACCTTCTTACTATCACCTTTATCAACCAATTGAAATAGCTACAAATGTCTCCTACGAAGCTATTGTTTCTCTAGCTGAACATGCGGATGAATTGCCAGGAGTTACCTGGCAATCGAAGCCAATACGAAATTATGTTGATACGGGAAGTCTTTCCCATGTTATTGGATATGTAGGAGAAATTACGCGAGAAGAACTCAAACTGCTTTATAATAAAGGTTATGCCCAGGGTGATATTATTGGGAAAGCGGGAATAGAAAAACAGTACGATGAAATATTGCGAGGGAAAAACGGAAAAATCATTAAGACCGTTGATGTACGGGAGCGAAATATCTCTCAAAAAGAGGGGGAGCTCACGGACCCACCAATTTCTGGTAAAAATCTAGTCCTCACTATTGATAGAAACATTCAGACTCTTACCGAAAAGGCCCTTGGCCCACGGATGGGAGCGGCGGTAGTGCTTAAGCCGGCAAGTGGAGAAGTCCTTGCCATGGTCTCTTATCCCTGGTATGACCCTAATATTTTTAATCGAAATGACAAAGGCCAATTGTATCAGAATCTCCTTGCTGATCCTAACCGGCCCCTCGTGAATCGGGCTATTCAATCGAGTTATCCGCCAGCATCTACTTTTAAAATTATAATGACCGCTGCTATCTTAAATGAAAAGGTTTTCCCCCTTGATAAAAAGGTCCTTTGCGAGGGAGAGATATATTATGGAGATAGATCCTGGAGGTGCTGGGTTAGAAAGCCAGGCCACGGTTATTTAAATCTTCAGCAAGCTCTGGCGCAGTCGTGTGATATTTATTACTGGAACGTGGTACGAGATTATCTTGGAATAGAGCGAGTTGTTCAGTATGCCCGAGATTTTGGTCTAGGAGAATTAACAAATATAGATCTTCCAGGAGAGACCCCAGGGTTTGTTCCTACACCCCAGTGGAAAGAGCGACGGTTTCATGAAAAGTGGCTTGGCGGTGATACGATGAATATGTCTATCGGCCAGGGATTTACTTTGATAACCCCTTTACAAATGGCAAATATGGTAGCCATGTTG
The window above is part of the Treponema sp. J25 genome. Proteins encoded here:
- the mrdA gene encoding penicillin-binding protein 2, whose protein sequence is MALPINVKAERPVKRIEVLKYLFITIFSLYALRLFFIQGILGELYRQQAATITRRVITIPAQRGEIYDRNYNQPIVLNVDSFSVSIIPAEIPKGSFQQVVERISGIIGISKDIINTKVPPSYYHLYQPIEIATNVSYEAIVSLAEHADELPGVTWQSKPIRNYVDTGSLSHVIGYVGEITREELKLLYNKGYAQGDIIGKAGIEKQYDEILRGKNGKIIKTVDVRERNISQKEGELTDPPISGKNLVLTIDRNIQTLTEKALGPRMGAAVVLKPASGEVLAMVSYPWYDPNIFNRNDKGQLYQNLLADPNRPLVNRAIQSSYPPASTFKIIMTAAILNEKVFPLDKKVLCEGEIYYGDRSWRCWVRKPGHGYLNLQQALAQSCDIYYWNVVRDYLGIERVVQYARDFGLGELTNIDLPGETPGFVPTPQWKERRFHEKWLGGDTMNMSIGQGFTLITPLQMANMVAMLINNGVIYEPHLLKEVRDPISGAIVKKVQPTILHKSEEISEETFKTTREYMRTVVTEGTARFPLNIKTVQIAAKTGTAEVGLADRWHSWLVAYGPYNATNPEDQVVVAVIVEASNPWEWWATYATGIIFQGIFANQTYEEAVQALGFQHITTMRERRE
- the mreC gene encoding rod shape-determining protein MreC, producing the protein MKKPSRLVPTTLYVFVGLTGFSFLLLLFSARSFFVDFREIGFSTFSGVRNIVHKATNFVSETIKSVQELGNLKKEYLALLEKVEEYERIQRDSVYIKRENEQLKELLGFSKTIPYRYFVAEIIGKEPDNLFSSFVVNKGTTEGIKKNMAVIAYQDGERGLVGKVIQVGLHESLVMPIYDSNSFVSSRLLDSRYEGIVNGQGSAQKTVVMRYVKKRAKDEIQIGSMVITSGLSDIYPPDIPIGRVERMIIQDYETSITLELAPVIDFSKLEYVFIVDKGVGGDQ
- the mreD gene encoding rod shape-determining protein MreD, which gives rise to MIKPIIWSTVFTFIAAILQSTIISKFTFISVIPDLTLIILVYIAFSNGTMVGQVSGFSSGLILDFFTAAPLGYNMLIRTIVGFLVGLLNGSVYLDIFIFPILLTGVTTILKAIVVFFLHILFSGMLPFYRITEPVFWIELLVNMVLAPFVFSFLKLFKKILVVPRNVL